In Leishmania braziliensis MHOM/BR/75/M2904 complete genome, chromosome 14, the sequence AACAGCAAAGCATATTTTAGTATTGCTGAAAAGAAGCAAGATGTGCGCAGTGCGGGGTGAGAGAATGGGGCGCTGAGGATGGCGCCTGGCTCGCAAGgtagagggaaagagggatgGGACGAAGACAGCAAGCCAACGAGGCCAAGGGGGAACATACACATGAAATCCCAGGGAAGGTGCATCAACGAATCAACATAAGAAACGGGAGAAAACGAACAAGAGCACAAGCCACTCCACtcgatgctgctgccagaGGACTTTTGCATTcatgcacgtgtgtgtgtgtgtgtgcgtgtgtgcgatTGTGAGTGTTGATGCACATGGGTTGTGGTCGATGCCAGACCATAAGAAGCGGAAGCGACTCAATAATGCCCCCGGTATCCATGCCCAACAACAGAAGAAAAGCTGGGTCGTATAACGACAGCAACAACTCGAAGAAAAAGGTTGAGCACGCCCACCTTTGATGAGACCacgcggagagggagggagggagggagggggaacgAGAAGGAAGCGTTTGCACATATGCCCACCACTTGCATTGGGGGAGTCGCAAAAAtcggcaaagaagagaaaaaataataataaaaagGGAACCGAAACCGCACCGTAGCGAAACAAACGTCATCGTACCCGCGCACGCCGACACTTCGCCGCGACACAGACGCTCACAACGTTCAGCGCGTCGTGCCatacaagagagagagagggagggaaaaggctTGTTTCTCTCCAGGTGAGCGTGATGGCTTAGGATCATCGCGCCGATCAAAGAGGAACCGTAAACATGAAAtcaagaggaggagagagcgacgcaGTCCCACATGCGTCGAATACACACCCATGCACAGGCAGACACCCATGTGCAAGTGCATATCCACAGACGTGGTTGGTAGAGAACGCAGCTGCGTGCCTGGTGGCACAGGCGAGGGTGACAAGGGAAACACATATAGTCCAACAGAAAATGCAGAGAAAGGCGGGTGCATGGCGAGCACTGTGTGGCGTGCAGCTGTGTGTCCCCGTGTTGTCTGCTAGGCGTGACTGACTGTTAGCGTGCTTGTccaggaggcgctgcttcGTCCTTGCTAGTGGTGATCAGAAACAGACAGAGGCGACGCTGACGCTTCGGAGAAGCCGTCTTTAGCCTTGCAGAAGAACAGGGCTGGCCCTCGACGGCAAGATAGACGTCACCGCCACTCGTTACAGATACCCAACCAAAAATGCGCGGAGCCTCGATAGCGGAACAGGCGAATCCCACCACTTGACACCTGAGTGCTACGCTATCTTCTTGACATCCTCCGCTTGCTTCATCTCGCTAGcagtgcgcacgcgcacgaggCTGTTCGCGTGTACGCGCTTGTCCAGGTACAGTTCCTTGAACAGCACCGCGAACAGCACGCAGTAGCTGCCGTACATCAGCATGCCCATGCGCATGCTTGTCGGGTCGCTGTCGCAGCCCCAGAACCGGTCAGACATGTCGAACGCAGGCACCTTCGACGCCAGCGCGCCAGTCGTCACGACGCTCTTCGCGTTGTGGTAGACATAGTGGGCATTGCTGAGCACCACGTCGAAGAACTTGAAGAAGAGCGTGTTGGTGTACTCGGGACTCAGCCAGTACTGGAAGTACGTGTACACGGTGATGTACATGCCAATGAACATCTGCAACACTTGCAACAGCGTGATGACCGGCGCGAAGGGACGGATCGAGCTGCGCAGCCCCATCATGACGAGGAAGTAGTAGAAGTACATGATGGAGTGCACAGAGTAGTTCATGGCGCAGAAGAAAATCCCACTCGGCATTGGCATGTAGGACGACAGCCACACGTAGATAGCGGTGACGATGTGGTGGTACCAATGCAAGAAGGAGACAGGCTTGCGCTGGAGCACCAGGAAGACCGTGTCGAGTAGCTCGGGTGTCTTGAGGTAGGCGAACATGGCAACAGCGAACGTGCCGGGTCCATTGTAAAAGCGCTCGGCATCGCGTTGCTGAATGTAAGCCGGCGTGCGCTCCCACTTGAAGACAACCCCGCGCTTCATGAGTTCCTGCTGGTGCGCGTAAACAACGGCAGCACGACGCGACACGAGGTCTTCATTACGGCCACTCACGTAAGGCAGCTCGCACATTGCGTTGtgtgcgctgcgcacgcgcagaaGGAATGGCATTTGCATGGTGACCTGAATCGTACCGTAGGTGGAGAGAATAGAGAGGGACAGATTCCACGCGGCCACAAGGTAGCGGATCCTTAGCCGGATGCTGTGCCGCTCGATGTAGGCCGGCAGGTAGAAGACGATGAGCAGAAACGCAATTGTGGAGTACACGGGGTAGTCGGGGTACCGGTCAAGGAAGTCACGACCATGTTCCGGCTTAAAGTTGCGCGGGTAGTAGCTTACCCAGTCCCATGCCGCCTGCAGCATCTCCATCGTGCGAGAAGTGAGAATACGCCAACTAGTTGTTCgatgaggtggaggaggcagtTTTGCGCCAGGTACCTCCCTACATGCAGGGAAGAAACGCGCTCCAGGAGTGGAACAGGAGGGCgcttgaggaggaggaggaggagaagcaacACCTCGAAGGGCGAAgccaaaagagagaaactAAAAATCGGTCAAAGGAGAGTAAGAGGGCTGAAATGATGGATGAGGGTTTGGGCCAACAAGTAAAGACAGACACAGTGCTGCTCGTATGCCTGTACTCTagcctgtgcgtgcgtgtgtgtgtgtgcgtatgtgttgACAGGGAGTCAAATGCATAACTGCGCGACAAGGCTCATACAACAAAGGGTAAAACAGTGAGGAAGTCGTGAATGGAAAAGGAGCGAGAGTAGGTCGAGTGGGGAGCATgaaagaggaaggcagaCATTGCGACCGCGCAACTGGCGTGCATGAGCGGGTGTGTGAGCCTCGTTTTTTTAAAGCGTCTCTCAGCCCCATGAAGGTGTGTTCTGTGGGCCCAATGTCCTGGCAGCAGATTTGTGCGCCCACTTGGTCGCCACAAAAGGGCctggggaagaagggagaaggggggggggacaatGAGGCCGAAAATACCGTGGCAGCTGCCTTGCGAGCGGAGATGCCGCCGAGATGCACTTTTTCGTCTTTGCGTTCTTCGACGTGttctttttccctctgtCGAGTGGCTGGCGCTGCCCCACTACCCAGACCCACGCGTACGCACCATCTTCTCCTTGTTCGAGTGTGCAACCCCCCCAAGCGAAAGGCGGGTCAGAGTTTGGCgtgcgagcgtgtgtgtctgggATGTCAGTACAACACTCGATATTGCGGGCATACAGAGATGCGCGTACACACGCTGAATGATATTAACAgacctcccttcccccctccccccccacacacaggcaTAACAGAGGGCACATCGACGAGACCAACGAGGGTGTCAGcacgagagaaaagggaatgCGAAGGGAGGTGGGTGTGGTGGAGTGAGAATGATGCTCTGCCTCGATGTGAGGCCACCGCTCCCTCATCGCAGCCCCACTTCTCCGTGTAACGGGGAGAAGGACTCGCAGAAGTGTAGGACTAtagaagaggagaagagacaACGCGACATGAGGGCACATCTTTCATCAAACACACAACCACAAGTCACATACGcccatacacatacacgcagacGGACAGGTGCTGAGGTAGACCCCACACACGTGCTCGCCTTTACACCCAGGCACCGACACACTGGCCAAACGAGCGGACCACACTTGTGACGAGGGGGGGTTTCGTAGGGGCATATTGATCTCATCCCAAGCACCAcacgtggcagcagcagcaacaacagtaAAAGCGATCAGGGCAGCAAAGTGATCCGTAAAAGCCTCAAACCCAAGGGCGACGGAAGAAAGGGTGgctgaagaagagaagggccCGGCTGAGcatccgcacacacacacacacacacacacacacacacacacacatcactCATAGCAGCCACGGGggcagaaagaaaaggaagagaaggacgcGAGCGAGGCGAGGGTCAAAACCCCGGACCATCAAGTCCTgcacaaagacacacacgagcaGAGTGCTGAtcgctcctcccccctcccccttctcccgcCGAGTGATCAGCGCGACATCGACGGCGGCACAGCCCAACTCCACAataagaagagaggagagctgcGAAAGAAAGCAGCAGGGGCAAGTAAGGCCTcccagagggagggaagggaggtaAGGCACTGTCGCGAGAGCTTTTTGGTCCACCTTCTCCATCTGAGGCGCATGCAGGCTCGAGTGGAAAAACTCGAAGAGTGAGCCAATTGCCCACACGCCAACACAACACCTACCTGTTGCGATCGGTTTACggcgaagaaaacgaagccgagagcaaagagggggagggtcgATAAAGGGCttggaagagggagaagacggATGAGAAAGGAAGGCCAACGCGCAAAGAagtgtagagagagagggagaggagcaaAGAATGTACACATAGTAGTTGTGTTCTTCCGGAGTGGTGATACAGCGGATTTCATCGCACCTATGAAAAGTGCGCCCGTGTGTGCACCAGCGCTGAGCAAGCCTTGTGGCTTCTCCTtcacacgcagacaccaaccatgaaagagagagcgagagggagagcggaagCGCACCGGCTTTTTTTCCATCAGTGCGCAAGAAAAAGTTTTGCTACACAGTGAGCACTGAGGAGGAAACAAACGCCGCAGGGAGAAGATGGGCACAAAAGGGGGGGGCGacgggaaggagaaggagccgataggagagagagagagagagagagagagaggggggagggtttCCTGGACGATGCGCAtggaggcacacacacacacacacacacacacacacacacacgcacaaacaTGACAGAAAACGCCAACCACATATGCAGAGAAGTGGAAATGGAGCCCTAACGAGAGAGAATAAGCGAGAGGTACCTCAATACACGAGGAAAGaccgaaagagagagagaggaggaggaggaagagtgaCCAAAGGACTGTCTGTGCGCACAGAAGACCGAAGAATACGAACAAAGCGAAGAGCAAAAAAGGGACGCAGGCACGGGAGCAGACTCAGACACATTTGCCGTCacggagggaggaaagagcgagTCCCACGTATGCTCACTAAGCCCCCCCACCAAACATAATAAAAGGAAACATGAAAAGGTTTGCGATGAAAGCGACACACTGCACGCACcacgcgcagcgcagcccatAGCCTGCGTTGGTGGGAGTTCATGCGATCATCGCACAGGGAtagcgagagggagagataGAGAGCGACAGGCAAGAAGCGAAGGGAGGTTCACGCGCGATGCGCAGGAAGTGAGGTGCTCCCTGTATGCATTGCTTCTCTGTCAAGTGCCCTGTCAATGCAACACGTCATGCATCATTACACCTTTTTGTGGACTTCTCATTAGtgacggtggaggcggcaccgccgtTGCCATTTATCTCGTTTTCGGCCTTGTTCTTcctcgcctgctgcgccttgcGCGCCAGCACGAGGCTGTTCGCGTGTACGCGCTTGTCCAGGTACAGTTCCTTGAACAGCACCGCGAACAGCACGCAGTAGCTGCCGTACATCAGCATGCCCATGCGCATGCTTGTCGGGTCGCTGTCGCAGCCCCAGAACCGGTCAGACATGTCGAACGCAGGCACCTTCGACGCCAGCGCGCCAGTCGTCACGACGCTCTTCGCGTTGTGGTAGACATAGTGGGCATTGCTGAGCACCACGTCGAAGAACTTGAAGAAGAGCGTGTTGGCGTACTCGGGACTCAGCCAGTACTGGAAGTACGTGTACACGGTGATGTACATGCCAATGAACATCTGCAACACTTGCAACAGCGTGATGACCGGCGCGAAGGGACGGATCGAGCTGCGCAGCCCCATCATGACGAGGAAGTAGTAGAAGTACATGATGGAGTGCACAGAGTAGTTCATGGTGGAGAAAAAGACGCCGCTTGGGATAAGCACGTATGAGGCATGCCAGCAGTACATGGCGGTGACGATGTGGTGGTACCAATGCAAGAAGGAGACAGGCTTGCGCTGGAGCACCAGGAAGACCGTGTCGAGTAGCTCGGGTGTCTTGAGGTACATGAACAGTGCAGTGTAAAACGCGCTCGGTCCATCATAGTTTTTATCCAGCACCTGGTGCGCGTATGTGGCGATACGGGGGTTGTGCTTGTGAATGTTGCTGTGGTCAAAGGCGGCATCCGGGCTTGGGTCGTAGTAGTCGTTCTGGATTTCTTTGCCCCCAATACTCTTCGAGTGACGTACCGACAGCTTCGCGCAGCACGTCTTGTGGAAGCCCTTTTCGAAAAGGGTCGTTTTGTAGAGGTTCTGCACGCAGTAATAGGATCCGAGCACCGACACGAGCGACAGGGTGAGGTTCCAGAAGGCGACGAGGTACTTGATGTTGAAGGTCCACCGACGTCGCTCAATTAGCCCAGGCAGGGAGAAGACGGCAACAAGGTACAGCATAGCGGCATAGAAGGGGTAGTCGGGCGCGGCGTCAAGGAAGTCGCGCGCAGAGCTGCCCTTGAAATGGGCTGGAGTGTTAATCCACCCCATGACCCACTCGGAGATGGATGACGTGGCTGACATATAGGGAAGCTGGTGCTTTATGTCCGACTTCTACtcttgcttgtgtgcgtgcgtgtgtcagggggtgggtggggaagaggtgctgAGAACAGCGGACAGtgccggaggagggggaagagagcggcaAAGAGCGGCCGAGGTGAAGGGCTAGTACGGGGCaaaggggggtgggcgagTAGATGTGGGAAAGGGAGGCAAAGGCGACACTCTCGGCAGCAGGGCATCCAGCAAAGACCCGAAGGCGCAGACGTACAcgaaggcggcagcagatGTGGAGTCCGCTGCGGggcgaaaagggaaaaggacGAAAAAAGGGAATGTGGCGCGCGTTCTCAAAAAAGGCGCCTCAAATCCCAAAAGAAAACTCCCCAGACCGGGGCGacagcgaagagaggggggacggatggagagagagagaggaagaggcgttGATAACGGTGGACCTCGGTGCAGGCAACCTGGTTTGTACCCCCGAATCGCGTAGGTCACGCACCGATtaaagggagggagggagggaggggcttGCCGACGTGGTGAGCGGCTCGACACGGAAGAAACGAAAGGAGCAGTAGGAGGGAAGGCGAGGAGCAGAGTGCAATggtggacacacacacatacacacacacacacacacaggcgctgAAACGCGGATGATCGGCGACTATGCGCAGATAGAAAAGGGGGTGAGAGCCCAGCTGTGCTCTCCTGTTCCTTTGACCTGATGGGTTGCGAGGGAGGAGTGGGGCAGCCACGCGGGGAGACAGAGGGGTGGCTGATGGATGATACTGAgttttccttcctcccttttccgATACTCACACCGAGTTTGTGCACTCTTTCAACGTAGCAGCATCGACTGCCAttccccccctttcacgtctcgcttttctttttgttctgAGTTCGTTTTGGCTGAGAGTTGTTTACCGCGTGCATTTGCACGACGCACACAGACAACCGAGTGGGTGTGTTCGCCTGCTTGTGTGCTTGCCCTGACCCTTGCGCCACGGCACTGTGTCCCTCCCATTTCCTCTACCCCTCGCTGGTTCCGCGGCCAGTAAAGCAACAAGACGGACGCAGTCAACAATGCGATGTAAGACTCTTGCGGTTCGAAGGCAAGGTGGTATTGTCCACTATCCAGGTATCCTGGCACATGCGCCCCACACTTCAACACATCATGAGGAGGTGACCCACTAGCGGGTCATCTCGCCAGCCACACATAGGGTGCCCCCCAAAACTggaagagcgaaagagaaaggaagggacacagaggaagagagacagatCGGCACCCGTGCAGGGGGAGGTAGGGGAAAGTAGAGTTGTGTGGAGGTCCTTCGTTTTGCTCGCTGGTTCGAGATTCGCGGACATGAGCATCATCTGAGCATCTTGTGCGATGTAGGCGTCGAGTGTGGGTGCGGTAGTTCCGTAAGGCGGTGACGATTGTCGGGACAGGATGGCAGGTTGGGGCTGCTGGGTGACGTGTGCACACAGTGCGGCGATTTCAGCTCGCACCTTTCCCAAGGCGGAGCGGAATACCTGAGCCAGCTCGACCGCGCTGTTCAGCTTTTTGTATGCCGCCGAGGATGCGTTGGAGAGTCGTCTCAGATGATCTTCGATGTGCTTGAGCCCGAATTCGGGTGCTTGGAAAGCAACGTAGGACCGAAACTGCCTCAATCACCGTCAACTCGTCCAAAAGGGTGAGGGGAAGTTCACGTCCCCCCACCCTCAAAGTCTTCGCTTTTCAAGTGCCTCCTTTTATCGTCGCTTTCGATCTGTGCAACACATGCGTCCAGGAGACCTACTTCACTTCGCAAGAGTTGTGTGATGGctgtgttgggggggggggggggaggaggacgacacCTCGACTAAGCGGGACCTCCCATGGAGCCTACCCACGAGTCTTCTGGGGTGACGTACTGATTAAAGGACGCGTAGTCCTTCAGCCACACTTGGTGAGCAGCTGAGTGGAAGCGTCGTTCATTCCGGATGACGAGTGCATGTGCAGATGGGATGTGGGTTACTCTTCGTATTAAAACCCCAACGGGACCGGTCCTGTTTGTGTGCGAAACGCTGTCGTGGCGTACACAACGTGGTGTGAATTGGCCATGGCTGAAGATGCCGTCGCGTGAGTAGTTCTTTCTCTCTGGTTCGGTGGAGGAAAGCGCATCTCGCGTACCGGAGGTCGGAGAGGAcgagggaaaaggaagggagaagTGCGATTTCATCACTGGCCAGGATCCTTCGGCTCACCTATACCGCAGTTATGTATATACACGCATAGATGCAGCGGCTCAAACAAACACGAGtccttgtgtgtgggtgtcccTGCGTCCTGCCAGCGCACTTTCGGTTTCCACCTAGCACCTGCCTACTGGAGGGCAAACAGAAAAGGTCAAAGAAGAGCTCAAATAACATGGAGTACACCCAAGATGCTGGCCGTTCTGGCCAGCATCTTGGTTCCCAGcgcgaggcagagaggggaaggggaaaaagagcggCTGACCCATGCTTCTCCCCTGTGCTGCGCATGAGTACACTTCGTTTTGTCCAtgtgtgagtgggtgtgtTGCAATTTAAGCACATAAGTGTGTGAGTCTCTGGCTCCtgcttcccttttttcctgTTCCCTTCGCCCAGTGATGTTCTTATCCATGAGAGGAGGTAGCACGATGAGAGGAGAAGTAAAGTGGGAGTGGAAGAGACGAAGACGGCGAGCATTTTCTCCAATTGCCTCCCTGTAGTTGCTGTTATTTTCTGCACTCTCGTCAATTACTGCGACTTTTTTGTACCGTTGCAGCCGTTCATCACCGCCTCCACAGATTTATCGGCTTGATTAaatgccgccgctgccgtcttGCGCTTTGCAGTCCCACTCCTCTTTACGTAAAGGCGTGCGAACAGCGTCGCGAAAAGCACAAAATAACTGCCATACATACCCACCCCCATGCGAATCGTGCGACGGTCAGCGTTGCAGCCGCGCTCGCTGATGTAGCTGTAGTAGAAGGTGTAGAGCACGATGGCTGTACCCGCGAccatctgcagcagctgcgccgccgtaATGAACGGCGCGAATGGCCGAATAACCTTGCGCAGTCCCAACGAGCAGAGGAAGTAGTAGAAGTACATGATCGAGTGCACGAAGTAGTTCATGGCGGCGAACCATATGCCACTGGGGATGATTAAGTAGCCGGCGTACCAGCAGAAGATCATCACTGTGAGGTGATGGTACCAGTGCAAGAAGATGATTGGCTTCTTCGTGAGAACGAGGAAGACCGTGTCAATCATCTCGGGAATCTTGCTGAGCATAAATGCGAAGATCCAGAAGGCCAGCTCGCCTTCGTAGAGGCTCCTGTCGAGCTGGCAGGTCGTCTCGTACATGCCACGGTCCTCCAGCATGTACATGAGCAGAGTGCCAACCGCGATAGTGCCGCAGAAAGAGAATAAGGAGAGGGTTAGGTTCCACATAGCGATGAAGTACTTCAGCTTGAACGGCTCACGGTTCTCCATCGCCTTGGGGCCAAGGAATACTATGAGAATATACAGTACTCCGCTGTAGAAGAGAACGTCAAAGTAATCATCGAAGAAATTCTCCGCTACATTTCCGTCAAATTGACTTGGCAGGCCGCCGATATTTAGCATCGCCTGCAGTACAGCCGGCGCCATCGTCGTGAGAGGCAGTGATGACGGGTCGGGGTGTATATGTATACGTTGGTGAAGCGCACTAACGCTGTTGCGGCGcagtggagggagagagaaggggaggaccGTGCGACAGGCCGCTGGCACTGTTTGGTTGCTCTACTATTTTCCGTGCAGCActgtttgtctctctctctctctctgtgtgtgtgtgtgtgtctgtgtgtgtccaTGCGGGAGCGAAAGAAATaccaaagagaaaaagagggagggtgagAAGAAGTACTTGAGAAACTGAAGGTCAGCAAACCTGCAAACAAGCGACCTCAGAAGGAATGACTAAAGCGAAAGAAATGCGATGCGAAGTGGGCGTGGCGAATTTAGgggaaaacgaaagaaaaccGTATGGGGCTCGTTGCAGTGCAGAGTGACTTAACATCACGCAGCGCGGAAGAGTTGTAACCTCTACGACCTTTAGCAGCACTTACCGAGTAgcgaaacaacaacaacaacacacacacacagacagaaaAGAGGTCTTCAGTGCCCGCGTCCTTATGGTTACGCTGCTGGATGTGTttatgcacacacacacacacacacacacttaaCTATTTACTTAGGGATGAACTGCTTCGTCCTCTATCTTAAAGGGCTCAGAGGTTAACGTCCACACGTGCGCTTTGTAggtagtggtggtgttggGCGTGCACAGAGCGTATCGGTCAGGAAGGCAAAATGCAATGCTGGTTGAGCGGAAAAAACTAACCCATGCTGCACCGAGACGGAAATAATGACGGAAAAGACGAGCGAGCGAGTgagagatggaggagggagaagggagagagagggagaatcCGAAGAGAAATGAGaacgaaggagaagaggaagtaTTAGCTGCAGATCGATGAACGCCGGTTTGTTTGTGCATGTGCGGCATGCCCGCGTACAGCCTCGATGCAGGAGGGACGAAGGCCCAGCAGAGGATAAGAGGGAATGTTCAGGGGAgggtgtgtgcctgtgtatTAGAGGGAGGCAGGGGTAAAGCTTTCCAAAGACTTTCGAGTGCAATGCGGCCGCTGACACTAACAGGATTGAGTCCCAAGGAGAGACAACCGCGGTGACTTGAGCTTCGCGTACCTGTGAGCGGCGCTAGCATCCTCGTTGCCAGGCTCCTGGTAGTGTAAGCAACCTGGCGTATACTTTGGGGCGTCCTTGCTGCACTGCGAGGTTCACACAGTGTCTCAATCACACGGATACGCACGTACTATTGCAGTCTGCCATTATTCGTTGCGTTCTTATCTCTTTTTCAGTCTTTAGTGATTTCTGCCCGCATCGTCGTTTCGCGATTACCCGCCTTGCCAACGGGAGTCTGAGTGTTTGATGAGGGCAGTGGCCTGGAGAGGGCTGGGTAATACGGACATGCGCGCCATCGTGCCTAACcgacgaggggggggggtgctacaggaaagggagaggtcGATTATGCACAgatacacccacacccacacacacccacacacgcactcgaGGTGCACTTGCACAAGCTAGTTAGTTCGTTCCCGTGCTGTAGGCAGATTGCTTGGCTCGAGCACGGATCGACGGTACTGCTTGGGAGGGTGTCACAGGGCTGTCCCTAACCTCCGCCCCTGCTCTGCTTGGGtgaggtggcagcggtggcgatcCGGTCCTTGACACGCTGCCAACAGAACCAGATCTGCCCCGTCCAGCGCGCATCTCTGATGAGTGGCTCAGATCCTTGCTTGATTCACGACTGCTTGGCGgagacagcgacggcgcctgcttcctctgctggtgctgctgcgagttCTGCTCCCGGCGACGTCGTCGCCGACCTGTCTTTTTCGATTtacggcggtgctgctgttgagcGAGTGACGGCCCATCTGTCCACCCTTCTTCGCTTCTGCTCTCGGTGCGCCGACGTGCTTGATTCTcatcagcgtcgtcgtcgtttcCATCCTCCTTGTCGCTGGCCGATCGCAAGGACTTCCGCGGCTGACTCACCTGCGCGGGTGgcgtctgcagctgctgtcgttgctgctcatCATCCTCGCTCGACGCAAAGGAGAGTGGATAGCGGTGGCCGTGGCGGTTACCTTCTCCTTCAACCTCCGAGTTGCTGCTCGAGGGGCTTTCCTCATCAGAGTTCTCCTTCGCTGGCGGCTTGTCGCACCAGCGTCGAGACGCTGATGTTTGCCAGTCCTGCTCGCCTCCGCTGCTCACCCGCTCCGCCCGACGGGCAGTCCCTTTTCCCGCAACTGCCCTCTGTCCGTGCGACAAAGTAGCGGCGCCGACGTACGACTCCTGCCACGCCATCTCTGAAGGCGGTAAGGCGAAGTTGTCGTCGACCACTGTCGCGGTCGCAACGgcatcaccactgccaccgctacGGACGTCGCCAAGGGCGGTTTTGCTGATGCGCTGCTTACTTGGGTttgcgccaccgctgcgacCAGACGCATCCCTCTGTGCCGACTTGAGGCGCGTGCTggactgcggcggcggtgagcgatgctggtgctgcagccgcgggCTGCGGCGGCTCGAGTGCGACGACgcgacagaggagagggacggTGACGGTCGAGGTGaaccaccgccacccacggcgccttcgccacgttggcgcggcagcgggaCAGCGGCTCGGGTCGGCGGAGACGGCATGGGCCTGCTGCTTAGGTGTGGTGGGGACATTTGACGGCGGTGCGGTGGCGAGCGTTGGACAGCAGTGTtgccaccatcaccgccgaCTAGTTTCGGTGGTAGCAAGGGGGACACGAGCTGTggcggaggggagaggtgcacTGGCATGGAAAAGCCGGCACCCACCGCGGTGGTTGAGGCACGCGCCATGGTTAGAGGGCTCCCGTTGTGCAGCTTCGGCGACggcacggcagccgccagAGTCGCCATCTTTGGCAACCTTCCTTCTgcggccagctgcagcagcgtcaccctCCGTCGCTCGTAGGTGCTGATGAACGCGTagaggcggcgcagacgcCGGCGGCATTCCTCGGCGTCGAACACGTTGAAGGGCTTGTGTGTGATGAGCACCTCAGTGGGCACCTCcaccgcaccagcaccaccaccgtcacctcGCCGCGTGGGTCGCGACGCCGCCGTTAGTCCGGGCCGGCGAACGCGTTGGTCCTGCGGCGAGGCCCTGTGACGCCTGCCGCTCCGGGTTATCgacgcgtcgtcgtcctcgtcttcGTCCTCTTTGTCTCCGACGCTGGGGGACAGGAGCGACGGTGCGAGGTCTGTTGCTGCCCCGAGGAGTACATCCCAGTACGGTGGTAGGGCCTGCCGAAGGAGGCGCATGACGTCGTCAAGCCGCTGGCGCTCTTGATCTTTTTCTGTtgccctcttcttcagcaTCCTCTCTTGCTGGTCGTCGCCGTCCCCGCCGTTGCCAGCCTTCGTCGTCAGGCCACGAtcctcatcgccgctgccgtcatcgccgccgccctcgtcGTTACTGtggt encodes:
- a CDS encoding putative fatty acid elongase; this translates as MSATSSISEWVMGWINTPAHFKGSSARDFLDAAPDYPFYAAMLYLVAVFSLPGLIERRRWTFNIKYLVAFWNLTLSLVSVLGSYYCVQNLYKTTLFEKGFHKTCCAKLSVRHSKSIGGKEIQNDYYDPSPDAAFDHSNIHKHNPRIATYAHQVLDKNYDGPSAFYTALFMYLKTPELLDTVFLVLQRKPVSFLHWYHHIVTAMYCWHASYVLIPSGVFFSTMNYSVHSIMYFYYFLVMMGLRSSIRPFAPVITLLQVLQMFIGMYITVYTYFQYWLSPEYANTLFFKFFDVVLSNAHYVYHNAKSVVTTGALASKVPAFDMSDRFWGCDSDPTSMRMGMLMYGSYCVLFAVLFKELYLDKRVHANSLVLARKAQQARKNKAENEINGNGGAASTVTNEKSTKRCNDA
- a CDS encoding beta-ketoacyl-CoA synthase encodes the protein MEMLQAAWDWVSYYPRNFKPEHGRDFLDRYPDYPVYSTIAFLLIVFYLPAYIERHSIRLRIRYLVAAWNLSLSILSTYGTIQVTMQMPFLLRVRSAHNAMCELPYVSGRNEDLVSRRAAVVYAHQQELMKRGVVFKWERTPAYIQQRDAERFYNGPGTFAVAMFAYLKTPELLDTVFLVLQRKPVSFLHWYHHIVTAIYVWLSSYMPMPSGIFFCAMNYSVHSIMYFYYFLVMMGLRSSIRPFAPVITLLQVLQMFIGMYITVYTYFQYWLSPEYTNTLFFKFFDVVLSNAHYVYHNAKSVVTTGALASKVPAFDMSDRFWGCDSDPTSMRMGMLMYGSYCVLFAVLFKELYLDKRVHANSLVRVRTASEMKQAEDVKKIA
- a CDS encoding putative fatty acid elongase encodes the protein MAPAVLQAMLNIGGLPSQFDGNVAENFFDDYFDVLFYSGVLYILIVFLGPKAMENREPFKLKYFIAMWNLTLSLFSFCGTIAVGTLLMYMLEDRGMYETTCQLDRSLYEGELAFWIFAFMLSKIPEMIDTVFLVLTKKPIIFLHWYHHLTVMIFCWYAGYLIIPSGIWFAAMNYFVHSIMYFYYFLCSLGLRKVIRPFAPFITAAQLLQMVAGTAIVLYTFYYSYISERGCNADRRTIRMGVGMYGSYFVLFATLFARLYVKRSGTAKRKTAAAAFNQADKSVEAVMNGCNGTKKSQ